A genome region from Paralichthys olivaceus isolate ysfri-2021 chromosome 6, ASM2471397v2, whole genome shotgun sequence includes the following:
- the LOC138410504 gene encoding cilia- and flagella-associated protein 206-like: MKTQEWLLPETTASFNDLVLQYNGVCGYTLVNRDGLLLPGNPHIGVMRHKGQLYAFSSKEAALKFASRPDDFIAEVTEKAKLSPELIQLLKLHQQFSCVSPYTEMQPEESLLVKPITKCESSTQTDLHPVETNRVKSYEWNEWELRKKAIRLADLRTKVTNSAQTDLSHMRRENVTQTWLPKDAACQSKRDGESSMPKPQVYLAGLRGQRDGHMVKTNLTRSVDE, translated from the exons ATGAAGACACAGGAATGGCTCCTGCCTGAAACAACAGCTAGTTTTAATGATCTGGTACTACAGTATAATGGAGTCTGTGGCTACACACTTGTGAACAGGGACGGGCTTCTTCTTCCAG GTAATCCACACATTGGAGTCATGAGGCATAAAGGACAACTTTATGCTTTTAGCTCCAAAGAAGCAGCCTTGAAATTTGCCTCTCGTCCAGACGACTTCATTGCAGAGGTCACAGAAAAAGCCAAGCTCTCCCCTGAACTCATTCAACTTCTCAAACTCCACCAACAGTTCTCCTGCGTCAGCCCTTACACTGAG ATGCAGCCAGAAGAGAGTTTGCTGGTGAAGCCCATCACTAAGTGTGAGAGCAGCACACAGACTGACCTACACCCAGTGGAGACAAACAGAGTCAAGTCATATGAGTGGAATGAGTGGGAACTGCGGAAAAAAGCTATCAGACTG GCTGATCTTCGGACCAAAGTGACAAACTCAGCACAGACTGATCTGAGCCACATGAGGCGGGAAAACGTCACTCAGACCTGGCTGCCCAAGGACGCCGCCTGTCAAAGcaagagagacggtgagagcagCATGCCCAAGCCTCAGGTCTACCTGGCAGGTCTGAGGGGACAAAGAGACGGACACATGGTCAAAACTAACCTGACTAGATCTGTGGATGAATAA